In Mycolicibacterium gadium, the genomic window TTCGCCATCCGGATCCCGATCGAGATCGACCTGGTTGTCGACCTGCGGATCGACAAGCCCAAGTTCATGGTTTTCGGCGAGATCGCCCTGCGTGCGACCGCGCGTGCTGCGGCACCGCTGCTGTTGATCCTCGACGTGGAAAAACCCCGGGCGTCCGACATCTCGATCCACGTGACGTCCAAGTCGCTGCGCGGGGAGCTGGTGCGGATACTCGGGGGGATCGACGCAGAGATCCGGCGATTCATCGCGGCACACGTCGCAGGGGAGATCGACAGCCCGGCCTCGGAGAAGGCCAAGATCATCGACGTCGCGGACAGCATCGACGGCGCCTGGTCGAGCATGTGACGTTCGGGCCACGTACGCTCGCCCCGTGCATCGCAGACTCGCCACCACCTTCGCCCTGTCCACGGGATTACTCACCGCCGCCGTCGTCGCGGCCTCTCCGGCCCAGACCGAACCGGTCGACGGCGCGTTCGTGGCGGCACTGGCCGAGGCCGGTGTCACCGCGGTGGATCCGGCCAGCGCCGCGGCGCTCGGCCAGCAGGTCTGCCCGATGCTCGCAGATCCCGGTCAGACCGCCGCCGACGTGACCAGCAAGGTGGCCGAGGCGGGCGGAATGTCGCTCGGGCCGGCGACCATGTTCACCGGCGTCGCGATCTCCATGTTCTGCCCGGCGATGATGTCGTCGATCGGAACTCCGGGCTCGCTCGATTCACTGCCGATCCCACTGTCGATTCTGGGGCTCTAGCTAGGCGGGCACGCTCTCGAGCCGCGGACGTTTGGGGCCGCGGCC contains:
- a CDS encoding DUF732 domain-containing protein; this encodes MHRRLATTFALSTGLLTAAVVAASPAQTEPVDGAFVAALAEAGVTAVDPASAAALGQQVCPMLADPGQTAADVTSKVAEAGGMSLGPATMFTGVAISMFCPAMMSSIGTPGSLDSLPIPLSILGL